From Halotia branconii CENA392, the proteins below share one genomic window:
- a CDS encoding glycerate kinase: MNLWLSEILTMDVIDTTWLQQARSAMLADQLRAKAFGITLKNIDAVIQKRSHLLKSIWPAFRQFCQTSLLMPPQDMLTVLWDLWLPLAIKIASHRQKLGRPIVQGILGGQGTGKTTMSQVLNLILQQLGYRTLSLSLDDLYKTYSDRLTLTQQNPRLIWRGPPGTHDIDLGLNVLNQIRQRQSPVIVPRFDKSAYNGAGDRTTPEIIADIDIVLFEGWFVGVRPIDPEVFNSAPPPIITDEDRVFARDLNQQLNNYLPLWERLDNLILLYPTDYRCSLAWRKQAEQQMITAGKSGMTESQVEEFVNYFWRSLHPELFIKPLVKSSSAIDLVIEVNADHTFGAVYSNLI; this comes from the coding sequence ATGAATTTGTGGCTAAGTGAAATTTTGACAATGGATGTCATAGATACAACTTGGCTACAGCAAGCACGATCAGCAATGTTGGCAGATCAACTAAGGGCAAAAGCTTTTGGCATCACACTAAAAAACATTGATGCAGTCATACAGAAGCGATCGCATTTACTCAAATCCATCTGGCCAGCTTTTCGCCAATTTTGTCAAACTAGCCTTTTAATGCCACCACAGGACATGTTAACTGTGTTGTGGGATTTATGGCTACCATTAGCTATAAAAATAGCATCACATCGCCAAAAATTAGGCCGTCCTATAGTTCAGGGGATTTTAGGAGGACAAGGTACAGGCAAAACTACAATGTCTCAAGTGCTGAACTTGATTCTTCAGCAGTTAGGATACCGTACCTTAAGTTTATCTTTGGATGACTTGTATAAAACGTACAGCGATCGCCTAACTTTAACACAGCAAAATCCGCGTTTAATTTGGCGGGGGCCACCAGGAACTCACGATATAGACTTAGGTTTAAATGTACTAAATCAGATTCGCCAACGCCAAAGTCCTGTAATTGTTCCGCGCTTTGATAAATCTGCTTATAATGGTGCAGGCGATCGCACTACTCCAGAAATCATTGCAGATATAGATATTGTGTTGTTTGAAGGTTGGTTTGTGGGTGTTAGACCAATTGATCCTGAAGTGTTTAATAGTGCGCCACCACCAATTATTACAGATGAAGATCGGGTCTTTGCTCGTGATCTCAATCAGCAGTTAAATAATTATCTGCCACTGTGGGAACGATTAGATAACTTAATTTTGCTTTATCCCACTGATTATCGTTGTTCTTTGGCATGGCGCAAACAGGCAGAACAACAAATGATTACTGCTGGTAAATCGGGAATGACGGAATCACAAGTTGAGGAATTTGTCAATTATTTTTGGCGATCGCTTCACCCAGAATTATTTATCAAGCCATTAGTCAAATCTTCATCGGCCATCGATTTGGTGATTGAGGTTAATGCCGATCATACTTTTGGTGCAGTTTATAGCAATCTTATTTAA
- the dnaA gene encoding chromosomal replication initiator protein DnaA, giving the protein MELPIESLWNQVLERLQVELSRPTFETWIKTASAERLENNCLVIITPNPFARNWLQKYYINTIANVVQDILGKPVEIYITVAQGDGVSNLGEQKVTGYLPNQSIAAETVPKKGQTTTELNSKYVFSRFVVGANNRMAHAASLAVAESPGREFNPLFLCGGVGLGKTHLMQAIGHYRCEIYPDSKIFYVSTEQFTNDLITAIRNDSMQIFREHYRAADVLLVDDIQFLEGKEYTQEEFFHTFNTLHEAGKQVVIASDRPPNQIPRLQERLCSRFSMGLIADVQTPDLETRMAILQKKAEYENIHLSKDVIEYIATNYTSNIRELEGALIRAVAYISIGGLSMTVENLAPVLQTPSEKVEATPEVILTVIADAFGISIEDLKSNSRRREISWARQIGMYLMRQHTDLSLPRIGEEFGGKDHTTVIYSYDKINQLQQSDRALLQTLRQLSDRINMMSRSHKSSGK; this is encoded by the coding sequence ATGGAACTCCCCATTGAAAGTCTATGGAATCAGGTACTAGAGCGTCTACAGGTAGAACTATCCCGCCCCACCTTTGAAACTTGGATTAAAACTGCTAGTGCGGAGCGCTTAGAAAATAATTGCTTGGTAATTATCACTCCTAACCCTTTTGCTCGTAATTGGTTACAAAAATATTACATCAACACTATTGCCAATGTAGTACAAGACATTTTAGGTAAACCCGTAGAAATTTATATTACTGTTGCTCAGGGTGATGGAGTCTCAAATCTGGGTGAACAAAAAGTTACTGGATATTTACCAAACCAAAGCATTGCTGCTGAAACTGTGCCTAAAAAAGGACAGACAACTACAGAATTAAACTCTAAATATGTATTTTCTCGTTTTGTAGTTGGTGCGAACAATCGGATGGCTCATGCAGCATCTTTGGCTGTTGCTGAATCTCCAGGTAGAGAGTTTAATCCCTTATTTCTATGCGGTGGTGTCGGCTTGGGCAAAACTCACCTTATGCAAGCTATTGGTCATTATCGCTGCGAAATTTACCCAGATTCCAAAATATTTTATGTATCTACGGAACAGTTTACTAACGACTTAATTACAGCAATTCGCAATGATAGTATGCAAATTTTTCGAGAGCATTACCGGGCTGCTGATGTGTTGTTAGTAGATGACATTCAATTTCTGGAAGGTAAAGAATATACCCAAGAAGAATTTTTTCATACTTTTAATACTTTACATGAAGCTGGCAAGCAAGTTGTGATTGCATCTGATCGCCCTCCTAATCAAATTCCTCGATTGCAAGAGCGTCTGTGTTCTCGGTTTTCTATGGGGTTAATTGCCGATGTGCAAACTCCAGACTTAGAAACCAGAATGGCCATTCTGCAAAAAAAGGCTGAATATGAAAATATTCATCTTTCTAAAGATGTTATTGAATATATTGCTACTAACTATACTTCTAATATTCGCGAGTTGGAAGGAGCTTTAATTCGGGCGGTAGCTTATATTTCTATAGGGGGTTTATCTATGACTGTGGAAAACCTCGCGCCAGTTTTACAAACACCTAGCGAGAAAGTAGAGGCTACCCCTGAAGTAATTTTAACAGTTATTGCTGATGCTTTTGGTATTTCGATTGAAGACCTTAAGAGTAATTCGCGGCGACGGGAAATTAGCTGGGCGCGTCAAATAGGAATGTATCTCATGCGTCAACACACCGATTTGAGTTTGCCGAGAATTGGGGAAGAGTTTGGCGGTAAAGACCATACAACGGTGATCTACAGTTATGACAAAATCAACCAACTTCAACAAAGCGATCGCGCTTTACTACAAACTCTACGTCAACTGAGCGATCGCATCAACATGATGAGCCGTTCTCATAAATCATCAGGAAAATAA
- a CDS encoding tetratricopeptide repeat protein: MHNRIFITLFLTLSLTNIPQFVVAQNNIEQLLQQGEAAYKAGKYLESEATYRRIIQIEPNNATAYYKLCDVLDEQNKLDEAVTACQKSVQLNSQDAKTHNLLGYIFHRQKKLDAAVAAFQKVIQLNPNYYTVYNNLGNALTEQKKFDAAVAAFQKAVQLDPNYAGAYKGLGIALKEQKKFDAAVAAFQKAVQLDPNYTTAYYNLGITLKEQKKFDAAVAAFQKAVQLDPNYTTAYYNLGITLKEQKKLDAAVAAFQKAVQLNPNLANAYYLATAYYNLGNALKEQKKLDAAVAAYEKAILFNPNLATVYYNLSITLKEQKKLDAAVAAFQKAVQLQPYYAYCLKQSQRCPK; the protein is encoded by the coding sequence ATGCACAACCGTATATTTATTACTTTATTTTTAACTTTATCTCTGACTAATATACCCCAGTTTGTAGTCGCTCAAAACAATATTGAACAGCTATTGCAACAAGGCGAAGCTGCCTATAAAGCCGGTAAATACTTAGAATCAGAAGCAACATATCGCAGGATTATTCAAATTGAACCAAATAATGCCACTGCTTACTATAAACTTTGTGATGTGTTGGATGAGCAGAACAAACTTGATGAAGCAGTAACAGCTTGTCAAAAATCGGTTCAACTAAACTCACAAGATGCAAAAACTCACAATCTTCTTGGCTACATTTTTCACAGACAGAAGAAATTAGATGCAGCTGTTGCCGCTTTCCAAAAAGTAATTCAACTCAACCCCAACTATTATACTGTTTACAACAATCTCGGCAATGCCTTAACAGAGCAGAAGAAATTCGATGCAGCTGTTGCCGCCTTCCAAAAAGCAGTTCAACTTGACCCCAACTATGCTGGTGCTTACAAAGGTCTCGGCATTGCCCTCAAAGAGCAGAAGAAATTCGATGCAGCTGTTGCCGCCTTCCAAAAAGCAGTTCAACTTGATCCCAACTATACTACTGCTTACTACAATCTCGGCATTACCCTCAAAGAGCAGAAGAAATTCGATGCAGCTGTTGCCGCCTTCCAAAAAGCAGTTCAACTTGATCCCAACTATACTACTGCTTACTACAATCTCGGCATTACCCTCAAAGAGCAGAAGAAATTAGATGCAGCTGTTGCCGCCTTCCAAAAAGCAGTTCAACTCAACCCCAACTTAGCTAATGCTTACTACTTAGCTACTGCTTACTACAATCTCGGCAATGCCCTCAAAGAGCAGAAGAAATTAGATGCAGCTGTTGCCGCTTACGAAAAAGCAATTCTATTCAACCCCAACTTAGCTACTGTTTACTACAATCTCAGCATTACCCTCAAAGAGCAAAAGAAATTAGATGCAGCTGTTGCCGCCTTTCAAAAAGCAGTTCAACTCCAACCCTACTATGCCTACTGTTTAAAACAATCTCAGCGTTGCCCTAAGTGA
- a CDS encoding acyl-CoA thioesterase, with protein MQPFKTLLRVRHYEMDALGHVNNAVYQNYLEQAAIEHSEYLGVNFDFYRELGGVFVMRRVEIEYLRPSVAGDTLEVTTWLKQMRGTRAFRCYEIRKQNQDDLLVTAEALWVWVDTKTMRPRPIPNVMLDKFLNIQTSTTRGN; from the coding sequence ATGCAACCATTCAAAACCCTACTACGCGTTCGCCACTATGAAATGGATGCTCTTGGACATGTTAACAACGCAGTTTACCAAAACTACTTAGAACAGGCAGCCATTGAACACTCGGAATATCTGGGTGTAAATTTTGATTTTTATCGAGAATTGGGTGGCGTATTTGTCATGCGGCGGGTAGAAATTGAATATTTGCGTCCTTCTGTAGCCGGCGATACGCTAGAAGTCACCACTTGGTTAAAGCAAATGCGTGGCACTCGTGCTTTTCGCTGTTACGAAATTCGCAAACAAAACCAAGATGATTTGTTAGTTACAGCAGAAGCACTATGGGTATGGGTGGATACTAAAACAATGCGCCCAAGACCAATTCCTAATGTGATGTTAGACAAATTTTTAAACATTCAAACTAGCACCACAAGGGGAAATTAA
- a CDS encoding HhoA/HhoB/HtrA family serine endopeptidase, whose translation MKTTEHDLEGQDNDTWGFTHRRGSTNIILMLLGGVAALSLGSCSLLPAKNDSLSQVPGQQTNNTNPIIAPPPIISSSGDPNFVVKVVQKIGGAVVRIDSSRTVTSRVPDEFNDPFFRRFFGNTIPSEPRQRVERGSGSGFIIDSSGRILTNSHVVDGADTVTVTLKDGRTFDGKVLGEDPVTDVAAIKINANNLPILALGNSDALQPGEAVIAIGNPLGLNNTVTSGIISATGRSGSDIGASDKRVDYLQTDAAINPGNSGGPLLNDRGQVIGMNTAIIRGAQGLGFAIPINTVQRIAQELISKGKVDHPYLGIQMVTLTPEIKERLNDRGGDRLSVAADKGVLLIDIVPRSPASLAGLRSGDVIQSINNQPVTTIEEVQKLVESSKIGSPLQIQVNRNGQVAPIVVTPAPLPMQREG comes from the coding sequence ATGAAGACAACAGAACATGACTTGGAAGGCCAAGACAATGATACCTGGGGTTTTACCCACAGGAGAGGATCAACCAATATTATATTAATGCTATTGGGTGGGGTAGCAGCATTGTCCCTAGGGAGCTGCTCGCTTTTACCTGCTAAGAATGATTCTTTGTCTCAGGTTCCAGGACAACAGACAAATAATACTAATCCAATAATTGCTCCTCCACCAATTATTTCATCGTCGGGAGATCCTAATTTTGTAGTCAAAGTAGTACAAAAAATCGGAGGTGCAGTAGTTCGGATTGATTCTTCTAGAACAGTCACTTCTCGCGTACCAGATGAATTTAACGATCCATTTTTCCGGCGATTTTTTGGTAATACAATTCCATCAGAACCTAGACAACGGGTTGAACGGGGTAGCGGCTCTGGATTTATTATTGATTCTTCAGGTCGAATTTTAACTAATTCTCATGTGGTAGATGGTGCTGATACTGTAACCGTTACCCTAAAAGATGGCAGAACTTTTGACGGTAAAGTACTGGGTGAAGATCCTGTTACAGATGTAGCTGCGATTAAAATTAATGCTAATAATTTGCCAATCTTAGCTTTGGGCAACTCCGATGCTTTGCAGCCAGGAGAAGCGGTAATCGCCATTGGTAATCCTTTAGGGTTAAATAATACCGTCACTTCTGGGATTATCAGCGCTACAGGTCGCTCTGGTAGTGATATTGGTGCTAGTGACAAACGCGTTGACTATCTGCAAACTGACGCAGCAATTAATCCAGGTAACTCCGGCGGGCCATTACTGAATGATCGTGGTCAGGTAATTGGCATGAACACAGCGATTATTAGAGGCGCTCAGGGTTTAGGTTTTGCTATTCCTATCAACACGGTACAAAGAATTGCTCAGGAATTAATCAGTAAGGGCAAGGTTGATCATCCTTATTTAGGCATTCAAATGGTGACACTAACGCCAGAAATTAAAGAAAGACTTAATGATAGAGGAGGCGATCGCCTTAGTGTAGCAGCAGACAAAGGTGTTTTATTAATTGATATTGTTCCTCGTTCCCCCGCATCACTCGCTGGACTGCGCTCTGGTGATGTAATTCAAAGTATTAATAATCAACCTGTAACAACAATTGAAGAAGTACAAAAGCTGGTAGAAAGTAGCAAAATCGGTAGTCCTCTACAAATTCAAGTAAATCGAAATGGGCAAGTTGCTCCCATTGTAGTTACCCCTGCACCTTTACCAATGCAACGTGAAGGCTGA
- a CDS encoding thermonuclease family protein, producing the protein MDKLIQRIQIGLGVTIILLGLIGCDVLRQAASHLRFFGISGDLVERVSDGDTLVVKDSQGNKFTVRFACMDAPEIAHSQKEKATKRASDRNQFTWGTKAQARVQQLVQQGGDRVILNITDSDRYGRKIAEIRLKNGTFVQQVLLREGLAKVYRPYLNKCPSKDLVQQAETEAKQRRLGIWSDAKFVNPWEYRSLNKVSGAKVLNQIKNN; encoded by the coding sequence ATGGATAAGTTAATTCAAAGAATACAAATTGGACTTGGTGTAACTATTATTCTTCTGGGACTGATCGGCTGCGATGTCTTACGACAAGCTGCTTCGCATCTACGCTTTTTCGGCATTTCTGGAGATTTGGTCGAACGAGTTAGCGACGGCGATACTTTGGTAGTTAAAGATTCCCAAGGTAATAAATTCACAGTACGCTTTGCTTGTATGGATGCACCAGAAATTGCTCATTCCCAGAAAGAAAAAGCCACTAAACGTGCTAGCGATCGCAATCAATTTACCTGGGGTACAAAAGCGCAAGCACGAGTACAGCAACTAGTGCAACAAGGAGGCGATCGCGTCATACTAAATATTACAGATAGCGATCGCTATGGACGTAAAATCGCAGAAATCCGCTTGAAAAATGGTACTTTTGTACAGCAAGTTTTGTTACGGGAAGGGTTAGCAAAAGTATATCGTCCTTATTTGAATAAGTGTCCCAGTAAAGACTTAGTGCAACAAGCCGAAACTGAAGCGAAACAAAGACGGCTAGGAATTTGGAGTGATGCTAAGTTTGTTAATCCTTGGGAATATCGGAGTTTAAATAAAGTAAGTGGTGCTAAGGTATTAAACCAGATCAAAAACAACTAA
- a CDS encoding DUF565 domain-containing protein — MQNTRLNNLFESIARSLGQWFLNPWRRLSLLIICFLFGFFLGTAIATIAGQRGTIDIMIAGLLVGLTEIASRIFYSRSFMARQALWVESINLLKVGFIYSMFVEAFKLGS; from the coding sequence ATGCAAAACACTCGTCTTAATAATTTATTTGAGTCCATTGCTAGAAGCTTAGGGCAATGGTTTTTGAATCCTTGGCGGAGACTATCGCTACTGATAATTTGTTTTTTGTTTGGCTTTTTTTTAGGAACAGCGATCGCTACTATAGCTGGACAAAGAGGTACGATAGATATTATGATCGCTGGTCTTTTAGTAGGGCTGACGGAGATTGCTAGCAGGATATTTTATAGTCGTAGCTTTATGGCTAGACAAGCGCTTTGGGTAGAATCGATAAATCTTCTCAAAGTGGGTTTTATTTATAGCATGTTTGTCGAAGCCTTTAAACTGGGTTCATAA
- a CDS encoding S-layer protein has product MNRKCISIVIIVIATTGLIAPVKAQEDSNTELEKSNQVINACVQNQAQTLPNPFSDVPSDHWAFKAVMTMHYCGAFRQATPPALFEKFRPTESQQQPSQPEQQLQK; this is encoded by the coding sequence ATGAACCGCAAATGTATATCAATAGTCATCATAGTAATAGCCACGACTGGCTTAATCGCTCCTGTAAAAGCTCAAGAAGATAGTAACACTGAGCTAGAGAAATCAAATCAAGTTATCAATGCTTGTGTTCAAAATCAGGCACAAACATTGCCAAATCCTTTTAGTGATGTACCATCAGACCATTGGGCTTTTAAAGCAGTGATGACAATGCATTATTGTGGAGCATTCCGCCAAGCAACACCACCCGCTTTATTTGAGAAATTTCGACCAACTGAAAGCCAGCAGCAACCATCGCAGCCAGAACAGCAGTTGCAAAAATAA